A genomic region of Phenylobacterium parvum contains the following coding sequences:
- the pth gene encoding aminoacyl-tRNA hydrolase has product MLILAGQGNPGPAYAGNRHNIGFRAVDAIASRWRFGPERSRFQGLVREGTIDTPSGPVRALTLKPQTFYNDSGRSVSAALKFYKLTPADLVLFYDEIDLAAGRFRMKTGGGAAGNNGVRSVTAHVGPDFRRARLGVGHPGHKDRVHGYVLSDFHKTEVAWVSTLLEAVADASPLLAAGEDERFQAEVMRLAPAEKLDPRKSGDPA; this is encoded by the coding sequence GTGCTGATCCTGGCGGGCCAGGGCAATCCGGGGCCGGCTTATGCCGGCAACCGCCACAACATCGGATTCCGGGCGGTGGACGCCATCGCCTCACGCTGGCGCTTTGGCCCTGAGCGCAGCCGCTTCCAGGGCCTGGTCCGCGAGGGGACTATCGACACCCCCTCCGGGCCCGTGCGCGCCCTGACCCTGAAACCCCAGACCTTCTACAATGACAGCGGACGCTCGGTTTCCGCGGCCCTGAAGTTCTACAAGCTGACCCCGGCCGACCTGGTCCTCTTCTACGACGAGATCGACCTGGCCGCCGGGCGGTTCCGCATGAAGACCGGCGGCGGGGCCGCGGGGAACAACGGCGTCCGCTCCGTCACCGCCCACGTCGGCCCGGACTTCCGGCGGGCGCGCCTGGGGGTCGGGCATCCCGGCCACAAGGACCGGGTCCACGGGTACGTCCTCTCCGATTTCCACAAGACCGAGGTCGCCTGGGTCTCCACCCTCCTGGAGGCGGTGGCCGACGCCTCGCCCCTGCTCGCCGCCGGTGAGGACGAGCGCTTCCAGGCGGAAGTCATGCGCCTCGCCCCCGCCGAAAAGCTGGATCCCCGAAAGTCCGGCGATCCAGCGTGA
- a CDS encoding ATP-binding protein: MAELGRLPGAWRRLVKQSLPATLYGRTFLIIVLPVALMQLAVAWIFFDAHWRTVTMQLSDGLAGDVAWALESYEDDPSPAGLARTAGRAERSMSLSIAFQPGRTLPETRRRNALATVDSSLRQALEARIDAPFWFDTTRYPAHVDIRVQVQDGVLRVLAPRERAVATQGLIFLGWMAAATLILTGVSLIFIRNQVRAIERLAQAAEDFGRGRDAPAFKPYGAREVRQAAKAFLAMKARIQRHIEQRTALLASVSHDLRTPLTRLRLELAMTDPGPATEAMKRDLSEMEHMIDEYLAFARGEGGEQAEDMDLGALVQEAAEGARRSGAQIEVALPADGVSCRGRRGALKRALANLISNAAAHGERVQVGVSLTDGGVTVTVDDDGPGIPPERREEAFRAFNRLDESRNQNAKGVGLGLAIARDAARGHGGDVRLEDSPLGGLRAVLRLPAGS, encoded by the coding sequence ATGGCGGAGCTTGGCCGACTTCCCGGGGCCTGGCGGCGGCTCGTCAAGCAGAGCCTGCCCGCCACCCTCTACGGGCGCACCTTCCTGATCATCGTCCTGCCGGTCGCCCTGATGCAGCTGGCCGTGGCCTGGATCTTCTTCGACGCCCACTGGCGGACCGTGACCATGCAGCTTTCCGATGGCTTGGCGGGCGATGTCGCCTGGGCCCTGGAGAGCTACGAGGATGACCCCTCCCCCGCAGGCCTCGCCCGGACCGCCGGGCGGGCAGAACGCTCCATGAGCCTGTCCATTGCCTTCCAGCCGGGCCGGACACTGCCGGAGACCCGGCGCCGCAACGCCCTGGCGACGGTGGACTCTTCCCTGCGGCAGGCCCTGGAAGCGCGAATTGACGCTCCCTTCTGGTTCGACACCACCCGCTATCCCGCGCATGTCGACATCCGGGTCCAGGTCCAGGACGGGGTGCTCAGGGTCCTGGCGCCGCGCGAGCGCGCGGTGGCGACCCAGGGGTTGATCTTCCTGGGGTGGATGGCGGCGGCGACCCTGATCCTGACCGGGGTTTCCCTGATCTTCATCCGCAACCAGGTCCGGGCGATCGAGCGCCTGGCCCAGGCGGCGGAGGACTTCGGCCGCGGGCGGGACGCGCCAGCCTTCAAGCCCTATGGGGCGCGGGAGGTTCGTCAGGCCGCCAAGGCCTTCCTCGCCATGAAGGCGCGTATCCAGAGACATATCGAACAGAGGACGGCGCTGCTGGCCTCGGTTAGCCACGACCTCAGGACGCCCCTTACGCGCCTGCGCCTCGAGCTCGCCATGACAGACCCTGGTCCCGCCACGGAGGCCATGAAGCGCGATCTCTCCGAGATGGAGCACATGATCGACGAATACCTGGCCTTCGCCCGCGGGGAGGGCGGCGAACAGGCCGAGGATATGGACCTGGGCGCCCTGGTCCAGGAAGCCGCCGAAGGGGCCCGCCGGAGCGGCGCGCAAATCGAGGTTGCGCTTCCCGCCGACGGCGTTTCCTGCCGGGGTCGTCGCGGCGCCCTCAAGCGGGCCCTCGCCAACCTCATCTCCAATGCAGCGGCTCATGGAGAGCGGGTGCAGGTCGGCGTGAGCCTCACGGACGGTGGGGTCACGGTGACCGTCGACGATGACGGGCCCGGGATTCCGCCCGAGCGCCGCGAAGAAGCCTTCCGCGCCTTCAACCGCCTGGATGAGTCCCGCAACCAGAACGCCAAGGGTGTTGGCTTGGGCCTCGCCATCGCCCGGGATGCCGCCCGGGGGCATGGCGGCGACGTACGCCTGGAGGACTCGCCGCTGGGCGGACTTCGTGCTGTCCTACGGTTGCCGGCGGGCAGCTAG
- a CDS encoding response regulator — protein sequence MTPPASPARARHLLVVDDDDRIRELLKTFLHRAGFRVTAAPGAPAARRLLEVLEFDLAILDVMMPGEDGLSLVAWLRDQPGRTGRLPVLMLTARGEAEDRIAGLRRGADDYLSKPFEPEELVLRIEAILRRAAEDPGAGGGDLILGPCLFDPTRGELLRDGRPVRLTEAEVALLRRLARTPHEPVDRRDLIQDDMDPGGRAIDIQVTRLRRKIEADPRAPRYLQTVRGIGYLLAPD from the coding sequence ATGACCCCGCCGGCATCGCCCGCCCGCGCGCGGCACCTCCTCGTGGTCGACGACGACGACCGTATCCGTGAACTTCTCAAGACCTTCCTGCACCGCGCGGGGTTCCGAGTCACCGCCGCCCCGGGCGCGCCCGCCGCCCGCCGGCTCCTGGAGGTCCTGGAGTTCGACCTTGCGATCCTGGACGTGATGATGCCGGGCGAAGACGGCCTGTCCCTGGTCGCCTGGCTGCGCGACCAGCCCGGCCGGACCGGCCGCCTGCCCGTGCTGATGCTGACGGCGCGGGGCGAAGCGGAGGACCGCATCGCCGGTCTCAGGCGGGGGGCCGACGACTACCTTTCCAAGCCCTTCGAGCCGGAGGAGCTGGTCCTGCGCATCGAGGCCATCCTGCGCCGGGCCGCAGAGGATCCGGGCGCCGGCGGCGGGGACCTCATCCTTGGCCCGTGCCTGTTCGATCCGACCCGGGGCGAACTCCTTCGCGACGGGCGCCCGGTCCGCCTCACCGAGGCCGAGGTCGCCCTGCTGCGCCGCCTCGCCCGCACCCCGCACGAGCCGGTCGACCGCCGGGACCTGATCCAGGACGACATGGATCCCGGGGGCCGGGCCATAGACATCCAGGTGACCCGCCTGAGGCGGAAGATCGAGGCCGACCCGCGCGCGCCCCGCTACCTGCAGACGGTGCGCGGGATCGGCTACCTCCTGGCGCCAGACTGA
- a CDS encoding accessory factor UbiK family protein has product MQTQNPFLDEMARLTNAAMGLAQSAGEEARAAFRSQADRWVAELDLVRRDELDAVKAELAALREEVAALRAAAPAKPARKPASK; this is encoded by the coding sequence ATGCAGACACAGAACCCCTTCCTCGACGAAATGGCCCGCCTCACCAACGCCGCGATGGGCCTGGCCCAGAGCGCAGGCGAAGAGGCCAGGGCCGCCTTCCGCTCGCAGGCCGACCGCTGGGTGGCGGAACTGGACCTCGTGCGCCGGGACGAGCTGGACGCCGTAAAGGCCGAGCTCGCCGCCCTCCGCGAGGAGGTGGCCGCCCTGCGCGCCGCCGCCCCTGCGAAGCCTGCGCGCAAGCCCGCGTCGAAATGA
- a CDS encoding DUF2147 domain-containing protein encodes MPRPVVSAIRAPVIAGLCAAAASALLLTASAAAAAQSPVGTWYTQDRSAKVRIAPCGQKLCGQIVWARDRASGSAAAARDTANPDPALRSRPIIGLQIIRDFSPAGPGKWGGGKIYDPNSGRTYASKMSLSSQGVLKVEGCVSVICQAQTWTQAD; translated from the coding sequence ATGCCCCGTCCCGTCGTAAGCGCGATCCGCGCACCGGTCATTGCTGGCCTCTGCGCCGCCGCCGCATCGGCGCTGCTCTTAACTGCCTCGGCCGCAGCCGCTGCACAGTCGCCGGTGGGGACCTGGTACACTCAGGACCGCAGCGCCAAGGTCCGGATTGCTCCCTGTGGCCAGAAGCTCTGCGGCCAGATCGTCTGGGCCCGTGACCGCGCCAGCGGTTCCGCCGCGGCGGCGCGGGACACGGCCAACCCCGATCCCGCCCTACGATCGCGGCCAATCATCGGCCTCCAGATCATCCGAGATTTCAGCCCGGCAGGTCCCGGGAAGTGGGGCGGGGGCAAGATCTATGATCCCAATTCGGGGCGCACCTATGCCTCGAAGATGAGCCTCTCATCCCAGGGCGTCCTGAAGGTAGAGGGGTGCGTCTCGGTGATCTGCCAGGCCCAGACCTGGACCCAGGCCGACTAG
- a CDS encoding branched-chain amino acid aminotransferase yields the protein MSIVPFDDRDGWIWLDGQFTPWREAKVHVLTHGLHYASAVFEGERMYGGEIFKLREHTERLFKSAEILDFEIPFTVDEIDQACKDACARNSLEDAYVRPIAWRGSEMIGVSAQNTRIHVAVAVWDWPSYFSPEQKAQGIRLCWAKYRRPSPDTEPVHAKATGLYMICTLSKHAAEKAGYTDAMMLDYRGYVAESTGSNVFFVQDGALVTPTPDCFLNGLTRQTVIAIARAKGFEVIERHILPEELANFTECFVVGSAAEVTPVAEIGEYRFTPGNISLSLMDDYARLVRRQG from the coding sequence ATGTCAATCGTTCCCTTTGACGACCGCGACGGATGGATCTGGCTGGACGGCCAGTTTACGCCCTGGCGCGAGGCGAAGGTGCACGTACTGACCCATGGTCTCCACTACGCCTCCGCCGTCTTCGAGGGCGAGCGGATGTACGGCGGCGAGATCTTCAAGCTGCGCGAGCATACGGAACGGCTGTTCAAGTCGGCGGAGATCCTGGATTTCGAGATCCCGTTCACGGTGGACGAGATCGATCAGGCCTGCAAGGACGCGTGCGCCCGCAACAGCCTGGAGGACGCCTATGTCCGCCCCATCGCCTGGCGCGGTTCCGAGATGATCGGGGTCTCGGCCCAGAACACCCGGATCCACGTGGCCGTGGCTGTCTGGGACTGGCCCTCCTACTTCTCGCCGGAGCAGAAGGCCCAGGGCATCCGCCTGTGCTGGGCGAAGTACCGCCGGCCCTCACCGGACACCGAGCCGGTGCACGCCAAGGCCACCGGCCTCTACATGATCTGCACCCTGTCCAAGCACGCTGCAGAGAAGGCGGGCTACACCGACGCCATGATGCTCGACTACCGCGGCTATGTGGCCGAGAGCACGGGCTCGAACGTCTTCTTCGTCCAGGACGGGGCCCTGGTCACGCCCACGCCCGACTGCTTCCTCAACGGCCTGACCCGGCAGACGGTGATCGCCATCGCCCGGGCCAAGGGCTTTGAAGTCATCGAGCGCCATATACTCCCTGAGGAGCTGGCCAACTTCACCGAGTGCTTCGTGGTGGGCTCTGCGGCTGAGGTCACCCCTGTCGCCGAAATCGGGGAGTACCGGTTCACGCCGGGAAACATCTCCCTGAGCCTGATGGACGATTACGCCCGCCTGGTGCGCCGCCAGGGCTGA
- a CDS encoding 50S ribosomal protein L25/general stress protein Ctc — protein MADIILNVEVRERTGTGGARATRREGKVPGVLYGGAKDPVAIAVKSNEFRKALFTGKLLGHLVTLKYGEETQPVIAKVVDMHPVTDEPWHFDLYRVDEHQQIRIAVPVHFRNQEASPGLKRGGTLNVVLHEIELNCSADHIPEEIVHDLTGLDIGETIRISSLKLPTGATPAAAGDAVVATVAGSAAATSAANAEGAEA, from the coding sequence ATGGCCGATATCATTCTGAACGTCGAAGTCCGCGAACGCACCGGAACCGGGGGCGCCCGCGCCACCCGCCGCGAGGGCAAGGTCCCCGGCGTGCTGTACGGCGGCGCCAAGGATCCCGTGGCCATCGCGGTCAAGTCCAATGAGTTCCGCAAGGCGCTCTTCACCGGCAAGCTGCTGGGCCACCTGGTGACCCTGAAGTATGGCGAGGAGACCCAGCCGGTCATCGCCAAGGTCGTGGACATGCACCCCGTGACCGACGAGCCCTGGCACTTCGACCTCTACCGGGTCGACGAGCACCAGCAGATCCGGATCGCCGTGCCTGTTCATTTCCGCAACCAGGAAGCCTCGCCGGGCCTGAAGCGCGGCGGCACGCTCAATGTCGTCCTGCACGAGATCGAGCTGAACTGCTCCGCCGACCACATCCCCGAGGAGATCGTTCACGACCTCACCGGCCTGGATATCGGCGAGACCATCCGCATCAGCTCGCTGAAGCTGCCCACGGGCGCGACCCCGGCCGCCGCCGGCGACGCGGTGGTGGCCACGGTGGCCGGCTCTGCAGCGGCCACCTCCGCCGCGAACGCGGAAGGCGCCGAGGCCTGA
- the proC gene encoding pyrroline-5-carboxylate reductase has translation MTPVLMLGAGRLGGALIEGWSRFGGPAPSDLLILDPSPSPAALAAGQAGAALSPGPRDFARAGVILLAVKPQVWREAAAAISPHLAPGAVIVSVAAGVRAADISSAFGGRKVARVMPTTAVAVGRGVASLYGADPEAIARARDLFGPVATVVELAEEELLHAATGVSGSAPAYFYAFVEALEAAGAAAGLPAAASRDLARATMVGAAALLDASGEDPAELRRQVTSPGGTTEAALAILMGQAGLGPLLRDAVAAAARRSEELGG, from the coding sequence ATGACCCCTGTTCTGATGCTCGGCGCCGGACGCCTGGGCGGCGCCCTGATCGAGGGCTGGAGCCGCTTCGGCGGGCCTGCGCCGTCGGACCTGCTGATCCTGGATCCTTCCCCTTCGCCGGCCGCCCTCGCCGCTGGCCAGGCCGGCGCCGCCCTGTCGCCCGGTCCGCGGGACTTCGCCCGCGCCGGCGTCATCCTCCTGGCCGTAAAGCCCCAGGTCTGGCGAGAGGCCGCTGCGGCGATCTCGCCGCACCTTGCTCCCGGGGCGGTGATCGTCTCGGTCGCCGCCGGTGTCCGCGCCGCCGACATCTCCTCAGCCTTCGGGGGGCGGAAGGTGGCCCGGGTCATGCCGACCACGGCGGTGGCGGTGGGCCGGGGCGTGGCCAGCCTCTACGGCGCCGATCCAGAGGCCATAGCCCGGGCCCGGGACCTCTTCGGCCCGGTCGCCACTGTTGTGGAGCTGGCCGAGGAAGAGCTCCTGCATGCGGCGACGGGAGTCTCCGGCTCGGCCCCGGCCTATTTCTACGCCTTCGTCGAGGCCCTGGAGGCCGCGGGCGCCGCCGCTGGCCTCCCCGCCGCCGCCTCGCGCGACCTGGCGCGGGCCACCATGGTGGGCGCGGCGGCCCTGCTGGACGCCAGCGGCGAAGACCCCGCCGAGCTGCGCCGCCAGGTCACCTCGCCCGGCGGCACCACCGAGGCCGCCCTTGCGATCCTGATGGGGCAGGCCGGCCTGGGCCCCCTGTTGAGGGACGCGGTCGCCGCCGCCGCCCGCCGATCCGAGGAACTGGGCGGCTAG
- a CDS encoding ribose-phosphate pyrophosphokinase has protein sequence MKLLAGNSNRTLAEAMASHLDLPLTRAQVKRFSDNEIFVAIDENVRGEDVFVIQSTSYPANDNLMELLICIDALKRASARRITAVMPYFGYARQDRKTGGRTPISAKLVANLITRAGADRVLTMDLHSGQIQGFFDIPTDNLVSAPLMASDIKAQYQKTEDLLIVSPDVGGVVRALAVASRLNAELAIVDKRRSGPGKSEVANIIGDVEGRRLILFDDIVDSAGTLCNAAQSLIDAGAVEVSAYVTHGVLSGAAYERVQKSVLKELVITDSIEATTQVAGASKIRMVSCAALIGEAIRRIANEESVSKLFD, from the coding sequence ATGAAGCTGCTGGCTGGCAACTCCAACCGGACCCTGGCGGAGGCCATGGCCTCCCATCTCGACCTGCCCCTGACCCGGGCCCAGGTGAAGCGTTTCTCGGACAACGAAATCTTTGTCGCGATCGACGAGAACGTCCGGGGCGAGGACGTCTTCGTCATCCAGTCGACCAGCTATCCGGCGAACGACAACCTGATGGAACTGCTGATCTGCATCGACGCCCTCAAGCGGGCGTCGGCGCGGCGGATCACGGCGGTCATGCCCTATTTCGGATACGCGAGGCAGGACCGGAAGACCGGCGGGCGCACCCCGATCTCAGCCAAGCTGGTGGCCAACCTCATCACCCGGGCCGGCGCGGACCGCGTGCTGACGATGGACCTGCATTCCGGCCAGATCCAGGGCTTCTTCGACATCCCCACCGACAACCTGGTCTCGGCGCCCCTGATGGCCAGTGACATCAAGGCGCAATACCAGAAGACAGAAGACCTGCTGATCGTCTCGCCGGACGTCGGCGGCGTGGTCCGCGCCCTGGCGGTGGCGAGCCGCCTGAACGCCGAACTGGCCATTGTCGACAAGCGCCGCTCGGGGCCGGGCAAGAGCGAGGTCGCCAACATCATCGGCGACGTCGAGGGCCGTCGCCTGATCCTCTTCGACGACATCGTCGATTCCGCCGGCACCCTGTGCAACGCCGCCCAGTCCCTGATCGACGCCGGCGCCGTGGAGGTCTCGGCCTACGTCACCCACGGCGTCCTCTCGGGGGCGGCCTACGAACGGGTGCAGAAGTCGGTTCTCAAGGAACTGGTGATCACCGACTCGATCGAGGCCACGACCCAGGTGGCGGGCGCCTCGAAGATCCGCATGGTCTCGTGCGCCGCCCTGATCGGCGAGGCCATCCGTCGGATCGCCAACGAGGAATCCGTTTCCAAGCTCTTTGACTGA
- the pgeF gene encoding peptidoglycan editing factor PgeF — MTPEAVEVLTSARLDVAGLRHGFFTRRGGVSRGIYESLNLGRGSDDEPGAVDENQARAAAHFSLPPEALSIAYQVHSAVVHVADKPFGEARPQGDGVATRTPGLLCGALAADCAPVLMADPEARVVCAVHAGWRGALAGVIEAGVAAMTGLGARPDRILAAVGPCIGPTSYEVGPEFREQVVAERASSLAFFSAGDGDRLYFDLPAYALSRLERAGVAGAEWIGADTCADADRFFSNRRALHRGEPDFGRLLSAITLV; from the coding sequence ATGACCCCGGAAGCCGTCGAAGTCCTGACCTCCGCCCGCCTGGACGTCGCCGGCCTGCGCCATGGCTTCTTCACTCGCCGCGGCGGGGTGTCCCGGGGGATCTACGAGAGCCTCAACCTGGGCCGGGGCTCGGATGACGAGCCCGGGGCCGTGGATGAGAACCAGGCCCGCGCCGCCGCTCACTTCAGCCTGCCGCCCGAGGCCCTCAGTATCGCCTACCAGGTCCACTCGGCGGTCGTGCACGTCGCCGACAAGCCGTTCGGCGAGGCGCGGCCGCAGGGGGATGGCGTGGCCACGCGTACGCCCGGACTGCTCTGCGGGGCCCTGGCCGCCGACTGCGCGCCCGTGCTGATGGCCGATCCCGAGGCCCGGGTGGTTTGCGCCGTCCACGCCGGCTGGCGCGGCGCCCTTGCAGGGGTCATCGAGGCGGGAGTGGCCGCCATGACGGGACTGGGCGCCCGACCGGACCGGATCCTCGCCGCCGTCGGCCCCTGCATCGGGCCAACCTCCTACGAGGTCGGGCCAGAGTTCCGCGAACAGGTTGTCGCCGAACGCGCCTCCAGCCTGGCCTTCTTCTCGGCCGGCGACGGCGACCGCCTCTACTTCGACCTGCCCGCCTACGCCCTGTCTCGGCTGGAGCGGGCCGGCGTGGCCGGGGCGGAGTGGATCGGGGCCGACACCTGCGCCGACGCCGATCGCTTCTTCTCCAACCGCCGGGCCCTGCACCGGGGCGAGCCCGACTTCGGACGCCTGCTTTCCGCGATCACCCTGGTCTAA
- a CDS encoding class I SAM-dependent methyltransferase translates to MSLAARIADRIRSGGPMSVAEYMHVCLHDPRDGYYAVRPALSAEGDFITAPLVSQVFGELIGLWMVELWRQMGAPSPFRLVEMGPGDGTLMSDLLRAAGMAPGFADAAEVWLVEPSLPLRSLQKARLGPAPRHADRLDEIPGGAPVLLVANEVLDCLPTRQWERRDGAWMERRVGVEGGELVFGLAPAPPLVAAPGSAPEGAVFEHSPAQEALGSDIAARIARDGGAALLVDYGRAEPGLGDTFQAVRGHRREDPLAHPGLADLTVHADFPSVLAAARREGIETAGPVGQGRFLRALGLEARAEALARARPDAAPRIRRQVERLAAPDQMGELFLAAALHSPGLRPPGFGDTP, encoded by the coding sequence GTGAGCCTGGCGGCGCGGATCGCCGACCGCATCCGCTCGGGCGGCCCGATGAGCGTGGCCGAGTACATGCACGTCTGCCTGCATGATCCAAGGGACGGCTACTACGCCGTCCGGCCGGCCCTGAGCGCCGAGGGTGACTTCATCACCGCCCCCCTGGTCAGCCAGGTCTTCGGCGAGCTCATCGGCCTCTGGATGGTCGAGCTCTGGCGCCAGATGGGCGCGCCCTCCCCCTTCCGCCTGGTGGAGATGGGGCCTGGCGACGGGACCCTGATGTCCGACCTCCTGCGCGCCGCCGGCATGGCGCCGGGCTTCGCCGACGCAGCGGAGGTCTGGCTGGTGGAGCCATCACTTCCCCTCCGCAGCCTCCAGAAGGCCAGGCTGGGCCCGGCGCCCCGGCACGCGGACCGCCTGGACGAGATTCCTGGCGGAGCCCCGGTCCTGCTGGTCGCCAATGAGGTCCTCGACTGCCTGCCCACCCGCCAGTGGGAACGCCGGGACGGCGCCTGGATGGAAAGGCGCGTCGGCGTCGAAGGCGGCGAACTCGTCTTCGGCCTCGCGCCCGCGCCACCCCTGGTCGCCGCGCCGGGCTCCGCCCCCGAGGGCGCCGTATTCGAGCACTCCCCCGCCCAGGAGGCCCTGGGCTCGGACATCGCCGCCCGCATCGCCCGCGATGGCGGGGCGGCCCTGCTGGTGGATTATGGACGCGCCGAGCCCGGGCTTGGCGACACCTTCCAGGCCGTCCGGGGGCACAGGCGCGAGGACCCCCTCGCCCATCCGGGCCTGGCCGACCTGACGGTCCACGCTGACTTTCCCTCGGTCCTGGCCGCCGCCCGTCGCGAGGGGATCGAGACCGCCGGCCCTGTCGGCCAGGGCCGCTTCCTGCGCGCCCTTGGCCTGGAGGCTAGGGCCGAGGCCCTGGCCCGCGCCCGACCGGACGCGGCGCCCCGGATCCGCCGCCAGGTCGAGCGCCTGGCCGCCCCCGACCAGATGGGCGAGCTCTTCCTGGCCGCCGCCCTACATTCCCCCGGCCTCAGGCCGCCGGGGTTTGGAGACACCCCATGA
- a CDS encoding YbjN domain-containing protein, giving the protein MESPLSEDEALFSQDPLDVVEHVLEAENLRFDRTERGDVAFTLSGGWRDFGLCFTWRPDVDCLQVSLSLDMCAPAALRGQVYELLAGVNARASLGLFEMRDDGEILFRFGTPLLPGEYPGLGQTAGMIDVAMEAAERFFPAFDFLIRCGKPPAEALAACMFETVGVA; this is encoded by the coding sequence ATGGAATCCCCCCTGTCCGAGGACGAGGCCCTGTTCAGCCAGGACCCCCTGGACGTGGTCGAACATGTCCTTGAGGCCGAGAACCTGCGGTTCGACCGGACCGAGCGCGGCGACGTCGCCTTCACCCTGTCCGGCGGCTGGCGTGACTTTGGTCTCTGCTTCACCTGGCGGCCCGACGTCGACTGCCTGCAGGTCAGCCTGTCCCTCGACATGTGCGCCCCCGCGGCCCTCCGGGGCCAGGTCTACGAGTTGCTCGCTGGGGTCAACGCCCGCGCCAGCCTCGGCCTGTTCGAGATGCGTGACGACGGCGAGATCCTCTTCCGGTTCGGGACACCCCTGCTGCCGGGCGAGTATCCGGGTCTCGGACAGACCGCCGGCATGATCGACGTGGCCATGGAGGCGGCGGAACGCTTCTTTCCGGCCTTTGATTTCCTGATCCGTTGCGGCAAACCGCCGGCGGAAGCCCTCGCCGCGTGCATGTTCGAGACGGTGGGCGTGGCCTAA
- the lgt gene encoding prolipoprotein diacylglyceryl transferase, with protein sequence MPYPQMDPVLIQIGPLAIRWYALAYIIGILAAWRYAGSMISRPALWGELGPPVDKTGLEDLVLWITLGIIIGGRLGHVLFYTPGMVLSDPLEILRVWNGGMSFHGGCLGVLVAVGLFVRRRGPDLFSLGDLVCAVVPIGLFLGRIANFINGELWGRPTDLPWAMVFPAAGPEPRHPSQLYEAALEGVLLFLVLRWATHRAGLLSRPGVTAGLFFAGYGLARILVETVREPDFYMPAFPLGLTMGMILSLPMVLGGAWLIRRGLAAGPGAVAR encoded by the coding sequence CTGCCCTATCCGCAGATGGACCCCGTCCTGATCCAGATCGGGCCCCTGGCCATCCGCTGGTACGCCCTCGCCTACATCATCGGCATCCTGGCCGCCTGGCGCTACGCCGGCTCGATGATCAGCCGCCCCGCCCTGTGGGGCGAACTGGGACCGCCAGTGGACAAGACGGGACTGGAGGACCTGGTCCTGTGGATAACCCTGGGGATCATCATCGGCGGGCGGCTTGGCCACGTCCTCTTCTACACCCCCGGCATGGTCCTCTCGGATCCGCTGGAGATCCTCCGGGTCTGGAACGGCGGGATGAGCTTCCATGGCGGCTGCCTGGGCGTACTGGTCGCCGTCGGCCTCTTCGTCCGGCGCCGGGGCCCGGACCTCTTTTCCCTGGGCGACCTGGTCTGCGCGGTAGTCCCCATCGGGCTCTTCCTTGGACGCATCGCCAACTTCATCAACGGCGAGCTCTGGGGCCGTCCCACCGACCTGCCCTGGGCGATGGTCTTTCCGGCCGCAGGTCCGGAGCCGCGCCATCCCAGCCAGCTCTACGAGGCCGCGCTCGAAGGCGTCCTGCTGTTCCTGGTCCTGCGGTGGGCGACACATCGCGCCGGCCTCCTGTCACGCCCCGGGGTGACGGCCGGCCTCTTCTTCGCGGGATACGGCCTGGCGCGGATCCTCGTGGAGACGGTCCGCGAACCGGATTTCTACATGCCCGCCTTCCCCCTGGGCCTGACCATGGGGATGATCCTCAGCCTGCCCATGGTGCTTGGCGGCGCCTGGCTGATCCGCCGCGGCCTGGCCGCTGGCCCGGGCGCCGTCGCCCGGTGA